The window CAGTTTATTGGACAAGAGTTAAATTGCTTACCTCCATATTTTACTGAAAATAATCTTTATTATTGGATGCGTGAAAAACGAAATTCAGAAGCAGAAATAGATTATCTTACTGAAATTGAAAATAAAATTATTCCTATTGAAGTAAAGTCAGGAAAAACAGGAACACTTAAATCATTACAGGTATTTGTTGCTGAAAAAAATTCCGATATTGCAATTCGTTTTAATGCAGATTTACCTTCGAAAACACAAATTGAAACATCTATAAAAATTGCAAAAAAATTAAAGAAAGTTAATTTTCAACTTATATCACTTCCTTTATATCTTGTATCAAATTGCTTTCAAAACAAAATAATTTTCAATCATAGAAATTAGGAAGGAGACTAACAGTTATTATATTTCAAAAATATTGGTTCTTTGTTGATTTGTGTGGATGAAAAAAAAATTTAAAGCCACAGACTTCGTCTGTCGAAGACAAGCTAAGTGTAATAGAAATCTGACTACGTCTGTCGAAGACAGATTCACAGATTAAAATTAATTTATATGCAATATTTAATAAGATATATGCAGAGCGGTCATAAACTGCATTTTGCTATACCATGTAAACAAGTAATAATCAATACGTTAAACATAGTGCCAAATCTCAAATTATGACCAGTCGAAGTATATGTCCTTTAGTACTGATATATCTGGATTTACCGAAAATTCATTAATTAGTAGCTCTCTATAAAGTAGGGTGTTTCGTTCAGAATGTACGAATTCAAGTCTTGTGAAGTCTTTAAAATCAAGGAGTTCGTACGGATGACTGTTTTAAAGACGAACATAACGCAAAAATCAGACATTATGGGCAAATACTTATTACAAAAAGAGTAATTTTGTAATCTGTGAATCAGTGGCTAATTTTATTACACACAAATTTAACATAGAACCAATAATTTTGTTAATTTTGTTAAAATCTTAAAATAAATTTTTAAGAAAACTAAATACAATTACAACTGATTAAAAAATATCTTGACAAACAAAATTTATCAAATACTTGAAAAATACTGGGGATTTAAAAAATTCCGATACCTTCAGGAAGATATTATTTTATCAGTTCTAAACAATAAAGACACTCTCGCACTTTTACCCACAGGAGGAGGAAAATCACTCACTTTTCAAATTCCCGCACTTTACAAAGAAGGTATTTGCCTTGTTGTTACACCTTTGATTGCACTAATGAAAGATCAGCTTAGTAACCTAAAAGAAAAAGGTATTACGGCAGCAGCAATTTATTCGGGAATGACCTATAACGAGATTGACCGCACTCTTGACAATGCAATTTATGGAAGTTATAAATTTCTCTATGTTTCACCCGAAAGATTAGAAACAGATATTTTTCGTCTTAGAGCATTAAAAATGCCTGTAAATCTTATTGCTGTTGATGAAGCACATTGCATATCTCAATGGGGATACGATTTCAGACCTTCTTATTTGAAGATTGCAGAAATACGAAAGTTCTTTCCAAAAATTCCAATTTTAGCACTAACAGCAACAGCTACAAAAGAAGTAAAAGATGACATCATTGATAAACTTGAATTTAAAAATGCAGAAGTTTTTCAAAAAAGTTTTGAAAGAGAAAATTTAGTTTATGCTGTACTACATGAAGAAGCAAAGCGAAATAAACTTGTTGATATTTTAAACAAAGTAACAGATTCGGGAATTGTGTATGTAAGAACAAGAAAATCAGCCAAAGAAGTTGCATTTTTTTTACAACAAAATAAAATTTCAGCAGATTTTTATCATGCAGGATTAGATCAAAAAGCAAGGTCGACAAAACAAAACGACTGGAAATCAGGCAAGACCAGAATCATTGTTTCTACCAATGCTTTTGGTATGGGAATAGATAAATCAAACGTAAGAACTGTTATTCACATGCACCTCCCCGATAGCCTTGAAGCCTATTATCAAGAAGCAGGCAGAGCAGGGCGAGACCTAAAAAGAGCTTATGCAATTGCACTTGTAAACAACAACGATATTTCAGATTTAGAATATAGAGTTAAAACTTCCTTTCCAAAAACTGAAGAAATAAAAAGTGTTTACAAATCTCTTGCTAATTACTTTCAAATCCCAATAGGTTCAGGAAAAGGGATGGAATTTACTTTTGAAATAAATGATTTTTGCAACAGATATAATTTAAATCTGATTACAACATTCAATTGTCTTAAAGAGTTGGGGAAAGCAAATCTTTTATCCTTAAGTAGCAACATTTTTATGCCTTCCCGTCTTTTTTTTAAAATTGGATATAGAAAACTTTATGATTACCAAATTGAATTTCCTAAATATGAAGCA of the Bacteroidota bacterium genome contains:
- a CDS encoding ATP-dependent DNA helicase RecQ — protein: MTNKIYQILEKYWGFKKFRYLQEDIILSVLNNKDTLALLPTGGGKSLTFQIPALYKEGICLVVTPLIALMKDQLSNLKEKGITAAAIYSGMTYNEIDRTLDNAIYGSYKFLYVSPERLETDIFRLRALKMPVNLIAVDEAHCISQWGYDFRPSYLKIAEIRKFFPKIPILALTATATKEVKDDIIDKLEFKNAEVFQKSFERENLVYAVLHEEAKRNKLVDILNKVTDSGIVYVRTRKSAKEVAFFLQQNKISADFYHAGLDQKARSTKQNDWKSGKTRIIVSTNAFGMGIDKSNVRTVIHMHLPDSLEAYYQEAGRAGRDLKRAYAIALVNNNDISDLEYRVKTSFPKTEEIKSVYKSLANYFQIPIGSGKGMEFTFEINDFCNRYNLNLITTFNCLKELGKANLLSLSSNIFMPSRLFFKIGYRKLYDYQIEFPKYEAIIKTILRSYDGIFDHYIKFDEGILAKRLNTNKTEIVKQLNYLKKIDILDYLSQTDKARIIFISERVDDNSIFVDPAEYHKRKKNFESKINSVIKYAFETKACKSKQLLGYFGEKLKNDCGHCDYCLKGNKINITDFEFKNIFKKTIALLNKKPYNMDKLIEQLNDFEKDNVIYTIRWLIDNNRIKSDKNSLLRLTKGK